In one Melopsittacus undulatus isolate bMelUnd1 chromosome 4, bMelUnd1.mat.Z, whole genome shotgun sequence genomic region, the following are encoded:
- the LOC101873335 gene encoding uncharacterized protein isoform X1 translates to MVKKNTIPDGWRSLTPVGQPIPGTRFIAFKVPLKGAINQRLTPTQKFTPKDLIVAMKALNVELGLIIDLTYTTRYYEVKDLPKSVQYKKLYTVGLEVPDNATILQFKKWVRKFLWENAGNEKLIGVHCTNGINRTGYLICRYLIDVEGWDPEAAIQAFGDARGHRMDGLVYLTDLRTQPMRSNLGMDVWDSDEDIIPPPHAMEGPVERFPNEDFQGSGKRLRIYDDHSHDDLQGQIQLRDFDFINKGPGQRRRPFHDHQTQDDLRAPVQMRNWDYNRGPGQRQRSFADHQFYDDYEEDTQLKDPDFSNKGPGQRLRPFHGHQFHDDLQAERQSRDTEFNRGHGQRQRCFPDHPSHKELQEDRQTKDFDFGSRGRGQRRRPFQDHKSRDEFQTQMQMKELDCVNKGPDQRPRSFHEYQSHDDLQPQMQLGDFEFVNRGRGQRLRHFNDHQPRNDLKSEMQLKDYHNKGPGQRRRPFYDHQPYDDIQEQTQLKDFDYGNKGHGQRPRPFHDHPGHDDLPREWCSERSQSFSSHENVPEPHFSSSPSLHRDYGSDNDDFNRSYSNRPNCPEDKRRMHPSDEFNRGKNRFAPYSSRTMHPSSSVPQEDSSVDYARKPFQDETIREMEQSKRLPVVTVDYNYGLPLDYGPEEQEEEHYDLPSRDHYNWY, encoded by the exons ATGGTAAAGAAGAATACTATCCCCGATGG ATGGCGGAGTTTGACACCAGTTGGACAGCCTATACCAGGAACTAGATTTATTGCATTCAAAGTACCTTTAAAAGGG GCAATTAACCAGAGGCTTACCCCAACCCAGAAATTTACACCAAAAGACTTAATAGTTGCAATGAAAGCCCTAAATGTGGAGCTTGGATTAATTATTGATTTAACATATACCACACGATACTATGAAGTTAAG GATTTACCTAAAAGTGTGCAGTATAAGAAACTTTACACTGTTGGACTTGAAGTCCCCGATAATGCTACTATCCTACAGTTcaaaaaatgggtcagaaaattCCTATGGGAAAATGCAGGAAATG AGAAACTTATTGGCGTTCACTGTACTAATGGAATTAATAGAACTGGCTACCTTATTTGTAG GTATCTTATAGATGTTGAAGGCTGGGATCCAGAGGCAGCGATCCAAG CTTTTGGTGATGCTAGAGGTCATCGTATGGATGGTCTTGTATATCTCACAGATCTCAGAACACAACCAATGAGAAG TAACCTTGGAATGGATGTCTGGGATTCAGATGAAGATATTATTCCCCCACCACATGCAATGGAAGGACCTGTAGAGCGGTTCCCAAATGAAGATTTTCAGGG GTCTGGGAAAAGATTAAGAATTTATGATGACCACTCTCACGATGATTTGCAAGGACAGATACAGTTGAGAGATTTTGATTTCATTAATAAGGGACCTGGACAAAGACGAAGACCATTTCATGACCATCAGACTCAGGATGACTTAAGAGCACCAGTGCAGATGAGAAATTGGGACTACAATAGGGGACCAGGACAGAGGCAAAGGTCCTTTGCTGATCACCAGTTTTATGATGATTATGAAGAAGACACTCAGCTGAAGGACCCAGACTTCAGTAACAAAGGACCTGGACAAAGGTTGAGACCCTTTCATGGACACCAGTTTCATGATGATTTACAGGCAGAGAGACAGTCAAGGGACACTGAATTTAACAGAGGCCATGGACAAAGGCAGAGATGTTTTCCTGACCATCCATCTCATAAAGAGTTGCAggaagacagacagacaaaggATTTTGATTTTGGTAGCAGGGGCCGTGGCCAGAGACGAAGACCATTCCAAGACCACAAATCTCGTGATGAATTTCAGACTCAGATGCAGATGAAAGAGTTAGACTGTGTCAACAAAGGTCCTGACCAAAGACCAAGATCTTTCCATGAGTATCAGTCACATGATGACTTACAGCCACAGATGCAATTGGGAGATTTTGAATTTGTTAACAGGGGTCGTGGGCAGAGGTTGAGGCATTTCAATGATCACCAGCCTCGCAATGACTTGAAATCAGAGATGCAATTAAAAGATTATCATAATAAAGGTCCTGGACAAAGGCGAAGACCTTTTTATGACCATCAGCCTTATGATGACATACAGGAACAGACTCAGTTAAAAGATTTCGATTATGGTAATAAAGGGCACGGACAAAGACCAAGACCTTTTCATGATCATCCGGGTCATGATGATTTGCCACGTGAATGGTGTTCCGAAAG AAGTCAGTCTTTTTCTTCCCATGAAAATGTACCAGAACCTCATTTCTCCTCATCTCCTTCACTTCACAGAGATTATGGGTCTGATAATGATGACTTTAACAGAAGTTATAG TAATCGACCAAATTGTCCTGAAGACAAGAGGAGAATGCATCCCTCAGATGAATTtaatagaggaaaaaacagatttGCACCATATTCTTCACGAACAATGCATCCATCTTCATCTGTACCCCAGGAAGATAGTTCAGTAGATTATGCAAGAAAACCTTTTCAAGATGAAACTATCAGAGAGATGGAACAAAGCAAAAGATTACCAGTTGTAACAGTTGATTACAATTATGGTCTGCCATTAGATTATGGACCTGAAGAGCAAGAGGAAGAACATTATGATTTACCTTCAAGAGACCACTACAACTGGTACTGA
- the LOC101873335 gene encoding uncharacterized protein isoform X3, with protein MVKKNTIPDGWRSLTPVGQPIPGTRFIAFKVPLKGAINQRLTPTQKFTPKDLIVAMKALNVELGLIIDLTYTTRYYEVKDLPKSVQYKKLYTVGLEVPDNATILQFKKWVRKFLWENAGNEKLIGVHCTNGINRTGYLICRYLIDVEGWDPEAAIQAFGDARGHRMDGLVYLTDLRTQPMRRSGKRLRIYDDHSHDDLQGQIQLRDFDFINKGPGQRRRPFHDHQTQDDLRAPVQMRNWDYNRGPGQRQRSFADHQFYDDYEEDTQLKDPDFSNKGPGQRLRPFHGHQFHDDLQAERQSRDTEFNRGHGQRQRCFPDHPSHKELQEDRQTKDFDFGSRGRGQRRRPFQDHKSRDEFQTQMQMKELDCVNKGPDQRPRSFHEYQSHDDLQPQMQLGDFEFVNRGRGQRLRHFNDHQPRNDLKSEMQLKDYHNKGPGQRRRPFYDHQPYDDIQEQTQLKDFDYGNKGHGQRPRPFHDHPGHDDLPREWCSERSQSFSSHENVPEPHFSSSPSLHRDYGSDNDDFNRSYSNRPNCPEDKRRMHPSDEFNRGKNRFAPYSSRTMHPSSSVPQEDSSVDYARKPFQDETIREMEQSKRLPVVTVDYNYGLPLDYGPEEQEEEHYDLPSRDHYNWY; from the exons ATGGTAAAGAAGAATACTATCCCCGATGG ATGGCGGAGTTTGACACCAGTTGGACAGCCTATACCAGGAACTAGATTTATTGCATTCAAAGTACCTTTAAAAGGG GCAATTAACCAGAGGCTTACCCCAACCCAGAAATTTACACCAAAAGACTTAATAGTTGCAATGAAAGCCCTAAATGTGGAGCTTGGATTAATTATTGATTTAACATATACCACACGATACTATGAAGTTAAG GATTTACCTAAAAGTGTGCAGTATAAGAAACTTTACACTGTTGGACTTGAAGTCCCCGATAATGCTACTATCCTACAGTTcaaaaaatgggtcagaaaattCCTATGGGAAAATGCAGGAAATG AGAAACTTATTGGCGTTCACTGTACTAATGGAATTAATAGAACTGGCTACCTTATTTGTAG GTATCTTATAGATGTTGAAGGCTGGGATCCAGAGGCAGCGATCCAAG CTTTTGGTGATGCTAGAGGTCATCGTATGGATGGTCTTGTATATCTCACAGATCTCAGAACACAACCAATGAGAAG GTCTGGGAAAAGATTAAGAATTTATGATGACCACTCTCACGATGATTTGCAAGGACAGATACAGTTGAGAGATTTTGATTTCATTAATAAGGGACCTGGACAAAGACGAAGACCATTTCATGACCATCAGACTCAGGATGACTTAAGAGCACCAGTGCAGATGAGAAATTGGGACTACAATAGGGGACCAGGACAGAGGCAAAGGTCCTTTGCTGATCACCAGTTTTATGATGATTATGAAGAAGACACTCAGCTGAAGGACCCAGACTTCAGTAACAAAGGACCTGGACAAAGGTTGAGACCCTTTCATGGACACCAGTTTCATGATGATTTACAGGCAGAGAGACAGTCAAGGGACACTGAATTTAACAGAGGCCATGGACAAAGGCAGAGATGTTTTCCTGACCATCCATCTCATAAAGAGTTGCAggaagacagacagacaaaggATTTTGATTTTGGTAGCAGGGGCCGTGGCCAGAGACGAAGACCATTCCAAGACCACAAATCTCGTGATGAATTTCAGACTCAGATGCAGATGAAAGAGTTAGACTGTGTCAACAAAGGTCCTGACCAAAGACCAAGATCTTTCCATGAGTATCAGTCACATGATGACTTACAGCCACAGATGCAATTGGGAGATTTTGAATTTGTTAACAGGGGTCGTGGGCAGAGGTTGAGGCATTTCAATGATCACCAGCCTCGCAATGACTTGAAATCAGAGATGCAATTAAAAGATTATCATAATAAAGGTCCTGGACAAAGGCGAAGACCTTTTTATGACCATCAGCCTTATGATGACATACAGGAACAGACTCAGTTAAAAGATTTCGATTATGGTAATAAAGGGCACGGACAAAGACCAAGACCTTTTCATGATCATCCGGGTCATGATGATTTGCCACGTGAATGGTGTTCCGAAAG AAGTCAGTCTTTTTCTTCCCATGAAAATGTACCAGAACCTCATTTCTCCTCATCTCCTTCACTTCACAGAGATTATGGGTCTGATAATGATGACTTTAACAGAAGTTATAG TAATCGACCAAATTGTCCTGAAGACAAGAGGAGAATGCATCCCTCAGATGAATTtaatagaggaaaaaacagatttGCACCATATTCTTCACGAACAATGCATCCATCTTCATCTGTACCCCAGGAAGATAGTTCAGTAGATTATGCAAGAAAACCTTTTCAAGATGAAACTATCAGAGAGATGGAACAAAGCAAAAGATTACCAGTTGTAACAGTTGATTACAATTATGGTCTGCCATTAGATTATGGACCTGAAGAGCAAGAGGAAGAACATTATGATTTACCTTCAAGAGACCACTACAACTGGTACTGA
- the LOC101873335 gene encoding uncharacterized protein isoform X2 produces MVKKNTIPDGWRSLTPVGQPIPGTRFIAFKVPLKGAINQRLTPTQKFTPKDLIVAMKALNVELGLIIDLTYTTRYYEVKDLPKSVQYKKLYTVGLEVPDNATILQFKKWVRKFLWENAGNEKLIGVHCTNGINRTGYLICRYLIDVEGWDPEAAIQAFGDARGHRMDGLVYLTDLRTQPMRSNLGMDVWDSDEDIIPPPHAMEGPVERFPNEDFQGSGKRLRIYDDHSHDDLQGQIQLRDFDFINKGPGQRRRPFHDHQTQDDLRAPVQMRNWDYNRGPGQRQRSFADHQFYDDYEEDTQLKDPDFSNKGPGQRLRPFHGHQFHDDLQAERQSRDTEFNRGHGQRQRCFPDHPSHKELQEDRQTKDFDFGSRGRGQRRRPFQDHKSRDEFQTQMQMKELDCVNKGPDQRPRSFHEYQSHDDLQPQMQLGDFEFVNRGRGQRLRHFNDHQPRNDLKSEMQLKDYHNKGPGQRRRPFYDHQPYDDIQEQTQLKDFDYGNKGHGQRPRPFHDHPGHDDLPREWCSERDYGSDNDDFNRSYSNRPNCPEDKRRMHPSDEFNRGKNRFAPYSSRTMHPSSSVPQEDSSVDYARKPFQDETIREMEQSKRLPVVTVDYNYGLPLDYGPEEQEEEHYDLPSRDHYNWY; encoded by the exons ATGGTAAAGAAGAATACTATCCCCGATGG ATGGCGGAGTTTGACACCAGTTGGACAGCCTATACCAGGAACTAGATTTATTGCATTCAAAGTACCTTTAAAAGGG GCAATTAACCAGAGGCTTACCCCAACCCAGAAATTTACACCAAAAGACTTAATAGTTGCAATGAAAGCCCTAAATGTGGAGCTTGGATTAATTATTGATTTAACATATACCACACGATACTATGAAGTTAAG GATTTACCTAAAAGTGTGCAGTATAAGAAACTTTACACTGTTGGACTTGAAGTCCCCGATAATGCTACTATCCTACAGTTcaaaaaatgggtcagaaaattCCTATGGGAAAATGCAGGAAATG AGAAACTTATTGGCGTTCACTGTACTAATGGAATTAATAGAACTGGCTACCTTATTTGTAG GTATCTTATAGATGTTGAAGGCTGGGATCCAGAGGCAGCGATCCAAG CTTTTGGTGATGCTAGAGGTCATCGTATGGATGGTCTTGTATATCTCACAGATCTCAGAACACAACCAATGAGAAG TAACCTTGGAATGGATGTCTGGGATTCAGATGAAGATATTATTCCCCCACCACATGCAATGGAAGGACCTGTAGAGCGGTTCCCAAATGAAGATTTTCAGGG GTCTGGGAAAAGATTAAGAATTTATGATGACCACTCTCACGATGATTTGCAAGGACAGATACAGTTGAGAGATTTTGATTTCATTAATAAGGGACCTGGACAAAGACGAAGACCATTTCATGACCATCAGACTCAGGATGACTTAAGAGCACCAGTGCAGATGAGAAATTGGGACTACAATAGGGGACCAGGACAGAGGCAAAGGTCCTTTGCTGATCACCAGTTTTATGATGATTATGAAGAAGACACTCAGCTGAAGGACCCAGACTTCAGTAACAAAGGACCTGGACAAAGGTTGAGACCCTTTCATGGACACCAGTTTCATGATGATTTACAGGCAGAGAGACAGTCAAGGGACACTGAATTTAACAGAGGCCATGGACAAAGGCAGAGATGTTTTCCTGACCATCCATCTCATAAAGAGTTGCAggaagacagacagacaaaggATTTTGATTTTGGTAGCAGGGGCCGTGGCCAGAGACGAAGACCATTCCAAGACCACAAATCTCGTGATGAATTTCAGACTCAGATGCAGATGAAAGAGTTAGACTGTGTCAACAAAGGTCCTGACCAAAGACCAAGATCTTTCCATGAGTATCAGTCACATGATGACTTACAGCCACAGATGCAATTGGGAGATTTTGAATTTGTTAACAGGGGTCGTGGGCAGAGGTTGAGGCATTTCAATGATCACCAGCCTCGCAATGACTTGAAATCAGAGATGCAATTAAAAGATTATCATAATAAAGGTCCTGGACAAAGGCGAAGACCTTTTTATGACCATCAGCCTTATGATGACATACAGGAACAGACTCAGTTAAAAGATTTCGATTATGGTAATAAAGGGCACGGACAAAGACCAAGACCTTTTCATGATCATCCGGGTCATGATGATTTGCCACGTGAATGGTGTTCCGAAAG AGATTATGGGTCTGATAATGATGACTTTAACAGAAGTTATAG TAATCGACCAAATTGTCCTGAAGACAAGAGGAGAATGCATCCCTCAGATGAATTtaatagaggaaaaaacagatttGCACCATATTCTTCACGAACAATGCATCCATCTTCATCTGTACCCCAGGAAGATAGTTCAGTAGATTATGCAAGAAAACCTTTTCAAGATGAAACTATCAGAGAGATGGAACAAAGCAAAAGATTACCAGTTGTAACAGTTGATTACAATTATGGTCTGCCATTAGATTATGGACCTGAAGAGCAAGAGGAAGAACATTATGATTTACCTTCAAGAGACCACTACAACTGGTACTGA
- the LOC101873335 gene encoding uncharacterized protein isoform X4: protein MKALNVELGLIIDLTYTTRYYEVKDLPKSVQYKKLYTVGLEVPDNATILQFKKWVRKFLWENAGNEKLIGVHCTNGINRTGYLICRYLIDVEGWDPEAAIQAFGDARGHRMDGLVYLTDLRTQPMRSNLGMDVWDSDEDIIPPPHAMEGPVERFPNEDFQGSGKRLRIYDDHSHDDLQGQIQLRDFDFINKGPGQRRRPFHDHQTQDDLRAPVQMRNWDYNRGPGQRQRSFADHQFYDDYEEDTQLKDPDFSNKGPGQRLRPFHGHQFHDDLQAERQSRDTEFNRGHGQRQRCFPDHPSHKELQEDRQTKDFDFGSRGRGQRRRPFQDHKSRDEFQTQMQMKELDCVNKGPDQRPRSFHEYQSHDDLQPQMQLGDFEFVNRGRGQRLRHFNDHQPRNDLKSEMQLKDYHNKGPGQRRRPFYDHQPYDDIQEQTQLKDFDYGNKGHGQRPRPFHDHPGHDDLPREWCSERSQSFSSHENVPEPHFSSSPSLHRDYGSDNDDFNRSYSNRPNCPEDKRRMHPSDEFNRGKNRFAPYSSRTMHPSSSVPQEDSSVDYARKPFQDETIREMEQSKRLPVVTVDYNYGLPLDYGPEEQEEEHYDLPSRDHYNWY, encoded by the exons ATGAAAGCCCTAAATGTGGAGCTTGGATTAATTATTGATTTAACATATACCACACGATACTATGAAGTTAAG GATTTACCTAAAAGTGTGCAGTATAAGAAACTTTACACTGTTGGACTTGAAGTCCCCGATAATGCTACTATCCTACAGTTcaaaaaatgggtcagaaaattCCTATGGGAAAATGCAGGAAATG AGAAACTTATTGGCGTTCACTGTACTAATGGAATTAATAGAACTGGCTACCTTATTTGTAG GTATCTTATAGATGTTGAAGGCTGGGATCCAGAGGCAGCGATCCAAG CTTTTGGTGATGCTAGAGGTCATCGTATGGATGGTCTTGTATATCTCACAGATCTCAGAACACAACCAATGAGAAG TAACCTTGGAATGGATGTCTGGGATTCAGATGAAGATATTATTCCCCCACCACATGCAATGGAAGGACCTGTAGAGCGGTTCCCAAATGAAGATTTTCAGGG GTCTGGGAAAAGATTAAGAATTTATGATGACCACTCTCACGATGATTTGCAAGGACAGATACAGTTGAGAGATTTTGATTTCATTAATAAGGGACCTGGACAAAGACGAAGACCATTTCATGACCATCAGACTCAGGATGACTTAAGAGCACCAGTGCAGATGAGAAATTGGGACTACAATAGGGGACCAGGACAGAGGCAAAGGTCCTTTGCTGATCACCAGTTTTATGATGATTATGAAGAAGACACTCAGCTGAAGGACCCAGACTTCAGTAACAAAGGACCTGGACAAAGGTTGAGACCCTTTCATGGACACCAGTTTCATGATGATTTACAGGCAGAGAGACAGTCAAGGGACACTGAATTTAACAGAGGCCATGGACAAAGGCAGAGATGTTTTCCTGACCATCCATCTCATAAAGAGTTGCAggaagacagacagacaaaggATTTTGATTTTGGTAGCAGGGGCCGTGGCCAGAGACGAAGACCATTCCAAGACCACAAATCTCGTGATGAATTTCAGACTCAGATGCAGATGAAAGAGTTAGACTGTGTCAACAAAGGTCCTGACCAAAGACCAAGATCTTTCCATGAGTATCAGTCACATGATGACTTACAGCCACAGATGCAATTGGGAGATTTTGAATTTGTTAACAGGGGTCGTGGGCAGAGGTTGAGGCATTTCAATGATCACCAGCCTCGCAATGACTTGAAATCAGAGATGCAATTAAAAGATTATCATAATAAAGGTCCTGGACAAAGGCGAAGACCTTTTTATGACCATCAGCCTTATGATGACATACAGGAACAGACTCAGTTAAAAGATTTCGATTATGGTAATAAAGGGCACGGACAAAGACCAAGACCTTTTCATGATCATCCGGGTCATGATGATTTGCCACGTGAATGGTGTTCCGAAAG AAGTCAGTCTTTTTCTTCCCATGAAAATGTACCAGAACCTCATTTCTCCTCATCTCCTTCACTTCACAGAGATTATGGGTCTGATAATGATGACTTTAACAGAAGTTATAG TAATCGACCAAATTGTCCTGAAGACAAGAGGAGAATGCATCCCTCAGATGAATTtaatagaggaaaaaacagatttGCACCATATTCTTCACGAACAATGCATCCATCTTCATCTGTACCCCAGGAAGATAGTTCAGTAGATTATGCAAGAAAACCTTTTCAAGATGAAACTATCAGAGAGATGGAACAAAGCAAAAGATTACCAGTTGTAACAGTTGATTACAATTATGGTCTGCCATTAGATTATGGACCTGAAGAGCAAGAGGAAGAACATTATGATTTACCTTCAAGAGACCACTACAACTGGTACTGA